A region from the Arachis ipaensis cultivar K30076 chromosome B01, Araip1.1, whole genome shotgun sequence genome encodes:
- the LOC107630963 gene encoding receptor-like protein kinase FERONIA, with the protein MRSINCYVPLFVCVLFIGFLATEVVLGQNYKPADNILLSCGGPPTSKDSDGRVWYSDVGSKFASSKGNTSTSLAATQDPAVPTVPYMNARVFHSPYTYSFPVASGWKFLRLYFYSASYNGLNASDALFSVTSPSYTLLRNFSVAQTTLALNYVYIVKEYCINVDGDTLNVTFAPSTNKSNAYAFVNGIEVVSMPDIYTETDGSTMMVGTNSPITVDNSTALETLYRLNVGGNDISPSQDTGLFRSWSDDVPFLFGAAFGVTEPADSSVKIRYPPGTPSYIAPFDVYSTARSMGPTPKITIRYNLTWIFSIDSGFSYLVRLHFCEGTSIINKINQRVFDIFLNNQTAEPAADVIAMAQEEYGTSYTNGVAIHKDFAVFVPDGEPRQDLWLSLHPDKTMKPNYYDAILNGVEIFKISDAKGNLAGTNPIPPPVQDDIDPAKARSHHATSKNHTGIIAGGVAGGIVVALVIGLFAFIVSRRRSQGKEPSSSEGPSGWLPLSLYGNSHSAASAKTNTTGSYVSSLPSNLCRHFSFAEIKAATNNFDEALLLGVGGFGKVYKGEIDGGSTKVAIKRGNPLSEQGVHEFQTEIEMLSKLRHRHLVSLIGYCEENTEMILVYDYMAHGTLREHLYKTQKPPLPWKQRLEICIGAARGLHYLHTGAKHTIIHRDVKTTNILLDEKWVAKVSDFGLSKTGPTLDNTHVSTVVKGSFGYLDPEYFRRQQLTDKSDVYSFGVVLFEILCARPALNPTLAKEQVSLAEWAAHCYRKGNLDQIVDPYLKGKIAFECFKKFAETAMKCVADQGIERPSMGDVLWNLEFALQLQESAEESGKGFAGILNEEEPLCANPKGKKDSDALPMYDGNTDSRSSGMSMSIGGRSLASEDSDGLTPSAVFSQIMNPKGR; encoded by the coding sequence ATGAGGAGCATCAATTGCTATGTTCCTTTGTTTGTTTGTGTGTTGTTCATAGGATTCTTGGCTACTGAGGTAGTCCTAGGACAAAATTATAAGCCTGCAGATAACATTCTATTGAGTTGTGGTGGGCCTCCAACTAGTAAAGATTCTGATGGAAGGGTATGGTATAGTGATGTTGGTTCCAAGTTTGCATCATCCAAGGGAAACACCAGCACCTCGCTGGCGGCAACTCAGGACCCTGCTGTACCTACTGTGCCATACATGAATGCCAGGGTGTTCCATTCGCCTTATACATACTCCTTTCCGGTGGCGTCCGGTTGGAAGTTCCTCCGGCTGTACTTCTACTCGGCGTCCTACAATGGACTCAATGCCAGCGACGCACTGTTCTCGGTGACTTCGCCGTCCTATACCTTGCTCAGGAACTTCAGTGTGGCGCAAACCACACTGGCTCTGAATTATGTCTACATTGTGAAGGAGTACTGCATCAATGTTGATGGGGACACCTTGAATGTGACTTTCGCTCCGTCGACCAACAAGTCGAACGCTTATGCGTTTGTTAATGGGATTGAGGTTGTGTCCATGCCTGATATATATACTGAAACTGATGGTTCTACCATGATGGTGGGTACGAATTCTCCTATCACTGTTGACAACAGCACTGCGCTTGAGACTCTCTATAGGTTGAATGTGGGTGGAAATGATATCTCGCCTTCCCAAGATACTGGTTTGTTTAGGTCTTGGTCTGATGATGTGCCCTTTCTATTTGGGGCAGCCTTTGGTGTGACCGAGCCTGCTGATTCGTCGGTCAAGATTCGGTATCCTCCAGGCACGCCAAGTTATATTGCTCCATTTGATGTCTACAGTACAGCCAGATCAATGGGGCCAACTCCGAAAATCACCATTAGATACAACTTGACTTGGATTTTTTCTATTGACTCTGGGTTTTCGTATCTTGTGAGACTCCATTTTTGTGAGGGAACATCAATTATAAACAAGATCAATCAGAGAGTATTTGATATATTCCTCAATAATCAAACTGCTGAGCCCGCGGCTGATGTTATTGCGATGGCACAAGAAGAATACGGAACTTCATATACAAATGGAGTTGCAATTCATAAAGATTTCGCTGTTTTTGTTCCCGATGGAGAGCCACGTCAGGATCTGTGGCTTTCATTACATCCTGATAAAACTATGAAGCCCAACTATTATGATGCAATCCTGAATGGAGTGGAGATATTCAAAATAAGTGATGCTAAGGGTAATCTGGCTGGGACAAATCCTATTCCTCCTCCAGTGCAAGATGACATTGACCCGGCTAAGGCTAGGAGTCATCATGCTACGTCGAAGAATCATACAGGAATAATTGCAGGAGGTGTTGCTGGAGGAATTGTTGTAGCACTTGTCATTGGACTATTTGCTTTCATTGTATCCCGTCGTCGCAGCCAAGGAAAGGAGCCTAGTTCAAGTGAAGGGCCATCCGGATGGCTTCCACTTTCTCTGTACGGCAATTCGCACTCTGCGGCTTCGGCCAAGACCAACACAACAGGAAGTTATGTGTCCTCTCTGCCATCAAACCTTTGTCGTCACTTCTCATTTGCTGAAATCAAGGCTGCTACGAACAACTTTGACGAGGCTTTGCTTCTTGGTGTGGGAGGATTCGGCAAGGTTTACAAAGGTGAAATCGATGGTGGTTCAACCAAAGTAGCAATCAAGCGTGGGAATCCATTGTCTGAGCAAGGAGTGCACGAGTTTCAAACCGAGATTGAAATGCTCTCTAAACTCCGCCACCGCCACCTTGTCTCGCTGATTGGTTATTGTGAAGAAAACACTGAAATGATTCTTGTCTATGATTACATGGCCCATGGAACACTCAGGGAGCATCTATACAAGACACAGAAACCTCCATTGCCATGGAAGCAAAGGCTTGAGATATGCATTGGAGCTGCTCGGGGTTTACACTATCTTCACACTGGTGCCAAACACACTATCATCCACCGTGATGTGAAGACAACAAACATCTTACTTGATGAGAAGTGGGTGGCCAAGGTCTCCGATTTCGGCTTGTCAAAAACCGGACCAACATTGGATAACACACACGTAAGCACTGTGGTAAAGGGTAGTTTCGGATACTTGGATCCAGAATACTTCAGGAGGCAGCAGCTCACTGACAAATCCGATGTTTACTCGTTTGGGGTGGTTCTCTTCGAGATACTCTGTGCTCGTCCGGCTCTAAACCCGACCCTTGCCAAGGAGCAAGTGAGTCTAGCGGAGTGGGCGGCTCACTGCTACAGAAAAGGCAATCTTGACCAGATTGTGGATCCTTACCTCAAGGGCAAGATAGCCTTTGAATGCTTCAAGAAGTTTGCCGAGACTGCGATGAAGTGTGTGGCCGACCAAGGTATTGAGCGGCCGTCCATGGGCGATGTCTTGTGGAACCTCGAGTTTGCTTTGCAGCTGCAAGAAAGTGCCGAGGAGAGTGGCAAGGGCTTCGCTGGAATACTGAACGAGGAGGAGCCGCTATGCGCGAATCCTAAAGGGAAGAAGGACTCTGATGCATTGCCAATGTATGATGGCAATACTGATTCAAGAAGCAGTGGCATGAGCATGAGTATTGGTGGTAGAAGCTTAGCAAGTGAAGACTCTGATGGATTAACACCAAGTGCTGTTTTCTCTCAGATCATGAATCCAAAGGGTCGTTAA